A single window of Archangium gephyra DNA harbors:
- a CDS encoding lipase maturation factor family protein: protein MRAVRPQGAKAFFRMLRELPARRPGRRARRGKGGLLARLAGRSVAPPHHRLVRQVFFRALGGIYLIAFSSLGRQVRGLYGSRGILPVKDLTSSPRMTAMGHERYLWYPSLWWLDASDKTLVRGVRAGQVLSLAVMAGVAPQASLTALWALYLSYVSVGREFLSFQWDALLLEMGLLGLLTAPAGLRPGAGRYEPSAAQVALWRALVFRLYLGSGVSKLKSGDETWRKLTACDYYYETAPLPTRGGWYAHHLPPQVQRFSTAAVLALETVAPFLVFAPRRLRLLGFWLFSGLQGVIIATGNYGFFNVQSLVLGLWLLDDTSLRRLLPAPPPARPRPWWRTLGAWLPAAPFLVLGANEILARFHRPRGVPRWLEWLEMRARPLRAVNPYGLFAVMTVRRPELAIEGSDDGETWHEYTFRYKVSDPERPPRQVAPHQPRLDWQMWFAALGSPPVWLLAFLLRLLEGSPEVLKLLAINPFPEHPPRYIRATLYDYRMTDRETHRRTGAWWNRERLGLYLPPLSLASGGTASRLQWHAGE from the coding sequence ATGCGTGCTGTCCGCCCCCAGGGCGCCAAGGCGTTCTTCCGGATGCTCCGTGAGCTACCCGCCCGACGGCCGGGCAGGCGTGCGCGGAGAGGGAAGGGAGGGCTGCTCGCCAGGCTGGCCGGGCGCTCGGTGGCGCCACCGCATCACCGGCTCGTGCGCCAGGTGTTCTTCCGGGCCCTGGGCGGCATCTACCTCATCGCCTTCTCCTCGTTGGGGCGGCAGGTGCGGGGCCTTTATGGCTCGCGCGGCATCCTGCCCGTGAAGGATTTGACCTCCTCGCCCCGGATGACGGCGATGGGGCACGAGCGCTACCTCTGGTACCCCTCGTTGTGGTGGCTGGATGCGTCCGACAAGACGCTGGTGCGCGGCGTGCGCGCCGGCCAGGTGCTGTCGTTGGCGGTGATGGCGGGCGTGGCGCCCCAGGCCTCGCTGACGGCGCTGTGGGCCCTCTACCTCTCGTATGTCTCGGTGGGGCGGGAGTTCCTCTCGTTCCAGTGGGACGCGCTGCTGCTGGAGATGGGGCTGCTCGGCCTGCTCACGGCGCCGGCGGGACTGAGGCCCGGGGCGGGACGGTATGAGCCCTCCGCGGCGCAGGTGGCGCTGTGGCGGGCGCTCGTCTTCCGCCTCTACCTGGGCTCCGGGGTGTCCAAGCTGAAGTCCGGCGATGAGACGTGGCGCAAGCTCACCGCGTGCGACTACTACTACGAGACGGCGCCGCTCCCCACGCGGGGCGGTTGGTACGCGCACCACCTGCCGCCCCAGGTGCAGCGCTTCTCCACGGCGGCGGTGCTGGCGCTGGAGACGGTGGCGCCCTTCCTCGTCTTCGCACCGAGGCGGCTGCGGCTGCTGGGCTTCTGGCTCTTCTCCGGGTTGCAGGGCGTCATCATCGCCACCGGCAACTACGGCTTCTTCAACGTGCAGTCGCTGGTGCTCGGCCTGTGGCTGCTGGACGACACGTCCCTGCGGCGCTTGCTGCCGGCCCCGCCGCCCGCGAGGCCGAGGCCCTGGTGGCGCACCCTGGGGGCCTGGCTCCCCGCCGCGCCCTTCCTCGTCCTGGGGGCGAATGAAATCCTGGCCCGCTTCCACCGTCCGCGCGGCGTGCCGCGGTGGCTGGAGTGGCTGGAGATGCGGGCGCGTCCGCTGCGCGCGGTGAATCCCTATGGCCTCTTCGCGGTGATGACGGTGCGCCGGCCGGAGCTCGCCATCGAGGGCTCCGACGACGGCGAGACGTGGCACGAGTACACCTTCCGTTACAAGGTGAGCGATCCGGAGCGGCCCCCGAGGCAGGTGGCCCCCCATCAACCGCGGTTGGACTGGCAGATGTGGTTCGCGGCGCTGGGCTCGCCGCCCGTCTGGCTGCTCGCCTTCCTGCTGCGCCTGCTGGAGGGCTCTCCGGAGGTGCTGAAACTGCTCGCCATCAACCCCTTCCCCGAGCACCCGCCGCGCTACATCCGCGCCACCCTGTACGACTACCGGATGACGGACCGGGAGACGCACCGGCGCACGGGGGCGTGGTGGAACCGCGAGCGGTTGGGGCTCTACCTGCCACCCCTGAGTCTGGCCTCGGGGGGCACGGCGAGCCGGTTGCAGTGGCACGCCGGGGAGTGA
- a CDS encoding MBL fold metallo-hydrolase: MSEPKERAHRTVQVLPGIHRWSVRDDRIGGMESEAYAVVAEDGAVTLIDPLPIDDKALRKLGRVEAIVLTAGNHQRACWYFRKLFGAPVWAPQDAYGLEDTPDATYGAGDNLPGGLVAYHTPGPVESMYALWMERPRSVIFLSDLLTHFNTGTPRFVENQYQDEPGRTRMSIRRILDHLPIEVLCFAHGRPILQDGASALRRALDEDTDAPTPSEPR, translated from the coding sequence ATGAGCGAGCCCAAGGAACGAGCCCACCGTACGGTGCAGGTGCTCCCCGGCATCCACCGCTGGAGTGTCCGCGATGACCGCATCGGCGGCATGGAGAGCGAGGCCTACGCCGTGGTGGCCGAGGACGGCGCCGTCACCCTCATCGACCCGCTGCCCATCGACGACAAGGCGCTGCGCAAGCTGGGCCGGGTGGAGGCCATCGTCCTCACCGCCGGCAACCACCAGCGCGCCTGCTGGTACTTCCGTAAGCTCTTCGGCGCTCCCGTGTGGGCGCCCCAGGATGCCTACGGCCTCGAGGACACGCCGGATGCCACCTACGGCGCGGGCGACAACCTCCCCGGCGGCCTCGTGGCCTACCACACCCCCGGCCCCGTCGAGTCCATGTACGCCCTCTGGATGGAGCGGCCCCGGAGCGTCATCTTCCTCTCGGACCTCCTCACCCACTTCAACACCGGCACGCCACGCTTCGTGGAGAACCAGTACCAGGACGAGCCCGGCCGCACCCGGATGAGCATCCGGCGCATCCTCGACCACCTGCCCATCGAGGTGCTCTGCTTCGCGCACGGACGCCCCATCCTCCAGGACGGCGCGTCCGCGCTCCGGCGTGCCCTCGACGAGGACACCGACGCCCCCACTCCCTCCGAGCCCCGCTGA
- a CDS encoding TonB-dependent receptor has translation MNRRLQTTQARVLVAALTLGVCMWMPPALAQQSTSVLTGTVVDASNKQPVADVVVTATSPSLQGEQIAVTDATGLYRLPQLPPGIYTVRFEKEAFQVLARDGVTLRLNSTVRFNAELLPEGMSVTVDVVAAAPAVDVGSTRTGVSVDTELMNRLAVVRPGSKGSASRSFESLAELAPGANADAYGVSIGGTTSPENGFLVDGLSTGNPALGILGTPLSAEFIQEVNVITGGFMPEFGRSTGGVMTAVTKSGSNQLHGSVFGNLAPGFLEGTPTPIAREGTVITTRQQLWNLGDFGATLGGPLVQDKLWFFAGVAPSFTRRVLDRSLNAFVLGEDGKPLKDKNGFSLTTPIPNGATRYFADQRSVQYLGKLTWQVHTDHSLSLSVYGTPSSSGGEGRFGYNIDNGAVEVENLNGAYSALAHSYEQDARDISLKLTSSFLDKRVLLDANVGWHHQYDNTLPVDGSGIGQGAGLSGTPQFEMRRTGTRAVPTYYSINDFEQLADPSVCDPAGTTNAVRCPVANYLLGGPGFLLDRTVNRYQANAVGTLLLNALGHHVIKAGLDAEVMTNVDTRAYSGRRLIQEATDGKTFTDFRAFGFLTGPDQVEIQPQVDTSTRADAVGAFLQDSWSIMDRVTLNAGLRYDTQTIYGTGGDVAFELPNQLSPRVGLVYDFTQKGRSKLFASYARYYQNAVLAMVNSQFSNITRIRATRSRAPLGGGPGCDPLTQAAPYTDCADTRNIIPSGGSTTISRLYNQTFAINSPVDPDLKPQSSDELVVGAEYEVVPRGTLGASYTRRYMNDVIEDMSINETTNYFIGNPGRGIAESFDKAVRDYDAVSVYFNKAFADLWLVQASYTWSSLRGNYSGLYRPDANQLAPNVTSDFDLVSMMQNKEGPLPLDRTHAIKVFGAREFVFSPTTSLDVGLSYRGTSGAPLNVQGTHYLYGAGNSFILPRGSGGRLPWVHNVDAHVGFNYKLGRGLTGTLTLDSFNLFNFQAVTSRDQNYTFDNIDALVGGKPEDLANVKNRSGETPALNPNYGKPLSYQTPRSIRFGARVTF, from the coding sequence TTGAATCGACGTCTCCAGACAACCCAGGCGCGCGTCCTCGTGGCCGCGCTGACGCTGGGCGTGTGCATGTGGATGCCACCCGCCCTGGCGCAGCAGAGCACCTCCGTGCTGACCGGCACGGTGGTGGACGCCAGCAACAAGCAACCCGTCGCGGATGTGGTGGTGACCGCGACCTCTCCCAGCCTCCAGGGTGAGCAGATCGCCGTCACCGACGCCACCGGCCTCTACCGGCTGCCGCAGCTGCCTCCCGGCATCTACACGGTGCGCTTCGAGAAGGAGGCCTTCCAGGTCCTCGCGCGCGACGGCGTCACCCTGCGCCTCAACAGCACCGTGCGCTTCAACGCGGAGCTGCTGCCCGAGGGCATGTCCGTGACGGTGGACGTGGTGGCCGCGGCGCCCGCCGTGGACGTGGGCTCCACCCGCACCGGCGTGAGCGTGGACACGGAGCTGATGAACCGCCTGGCCGTGGTGCGCCCCGGCTCCAAGGGCTCGGCGTCCCGCTCCTTCGAGAGCCTCGCCGAGCTGGCCCCCGGCGCCAACGCGGACGCCTATGGCGTGTCCATTGGTGGCACCACCTCGCCGGAGAACGGCTTCCTGGTGGATGGCCTGTCCACCGGCAACCCCGCGCTCGGCATCCTCGGCACGCCGCTGTCGGCCGAGTTCATCCAGGAGGTGAACGTCATCACCGGTGGCTTCATGCCCGAGTTCGGCCGCTCCACGGGTGGCGTGATGACGGCCGTCACGAAGTCCGGCTCCAACCAGCTCCACGGCTCGGTGTTCGGCAACCTCGCCCCGGGCTTCCTCGAGGGCACGCCCACCCCCATCGCGCGCGAGGGCACGGTCATCACCACGCGCCAGCAGCTGTGGAACCTGGGTGACTTCGGCGCCACCCTCGGTGGCCCCCTCGTCCAGGACAAGCTGTGGTTCTTCGCGGGCGTGGCGCCCTCCTTCACGCGCCGGGTGCTCGACCGCAGCCTCAACGCCTTCGTACTCGGCGAGGACGGCAAGCCCCTCAAGGACAAGAACGGCTTCTCCCTCACCACCCCCATTCCCAACGGCGCCACCCGCTACTTCGCGGACCAGCGCTCCGTGCAGTACCTCGGCAAGCTCACCTGGCAGGTGCACACCGACCACAGCCTCTCCCTGTCGGTGTATGGCACGCCGAGCAGCTCGGGTGGCGAGGGCCGCTTCGGCTACAACATCGACAACGGCGCCGTCGAGGTGGAGAACCTCAACGGTGCCTACAGCGCGCTCGCCCACAGCTATGAGCAGGACGCGCGTGACATCTCGCTCAAGCTGACCTCGTCCTTCCTGGACAAGCGCGTGCTGCTCGACGCGAACGTGGGCTGGCACCACCAGTACGACAACACGCTGCCCGTGGATGGCAGCGGCATCGGCCAGGGCGCGGGCCTGTCTGGCACGCCCCAGTTCGAGATGCGCCGCACCGGCACTCGCGCCGTGCCCACCTACTACTCCATCAACGACTTCGAGCAGCTGGCCGACCCGTCGGTGTGCGACCCCGCCGGGACGACGAACGCCGTGCGCTGCCCGGTGGCCAACTACCTCCTGGGCGGCCCCGGCTTCCTGCTGGACCGCACCGTGAACCGCTACCAGGCCAACGCCGTGGGCACGCTGCTGCTCAACGCGCTCGGCCACCACGTCATCAAGGCCGGTCTCGACGCCGAGGTGATGACCAACGTGGACACGCGTGCGTACTCGGGCAGGCGCCTCATCCAGGAGGCGACGGATGGGAAGACCTTCACGGACTTCCGCGCGTTCGGCTTCCTCACGGGTCCGGACCAGGTGGAGATCCAGCCGCAGGTGGACACCTCCACCCGCGCCGACGCCGTGGGCGCCTTCCTGCAGGACAGCTGGAGCATCATGGACCGTGTCACCCTCAACGCGGGCCTGCGCTACGACACGCAGACCATTTACGGCACCGGCGGCGACGTGGCCTTCGAGCTGCCCAACCAGCTCTCCCCGCGCGTGGGGCTCGTCTACGACTTCACCCAGAAGGGCCGCTCCAAGCTCTTCGCCAGCTACGCGCGCTACTACCAGAACGCCGTGCTGGCCATGGTGAACTCGCAGTTCTCCAACATCACCCGCATCCGCGCCACGCGCAGCCGCGCGCCCCTCGGCGGCGGCCCGGGGTGTGATCCGCTCACCCAGGCGGCGCCCTATACGGACTGCGCCGACACGCGCAACATCATCCCCAGCGGCGGCAGCACCACCATCAGCCGCCTGTACAACCAGACGTTCGCCATCAACAGCCCGGTGGACCCTGACCTCAAGCCCCAGTCCTCGGACGAGCTCGTCGTGGGTGCCGAGTACGAGGTGGTCCCGCGCGGGACCCTGGGCGCCAGCTACACGCGGCGCTACATGAACGACGTCATCGAGGACATGTCCATCAACGAGACGACGAACTACTTCATCGGCAACCCGGGCCGGGGCATCGCCGAGTCGTTCGACAAGGCGGTCCGTGACTACGATGCCGTGTCCGTCTACTTCAACAAGGCGTTCGCGGACCTGTGGCTCGTGCAGGCCAGCTACACCTGGTCCTCTCTGCGCGGGAACTACTCGGGCCTCTACCGCCCGGATGCCAACCAGCTCGCGCCCAACGTCACCTCGGACTTCGACCTCGTCTCGATGATGCAGAACAAGGAGGGCCCGCTGCCGCTGGACCGCACGCACGCCATCAAGGTGTTCGGCGCCCGCGAGTTCGTGTTCTCCCCCACGACGAGCCTCGACGTGGGCCTGTCGTACCGTGGCACCTCGGGCGCGCCGCTCAACGTGCAGGGCACGCACTACCTCTACGGCGCGGGCAACAGCTTCATCCTGCCGCGCGGCAGTGGTGGCCGGCTGCCCTGGGTGCACAACGTGGATGCCCACGTGGGCTTCAACTACAAGCTGGGCCGGGGACTCACCGGCACGCTGACGCTGGACAGCTTCAACCTGTTCAACTTCCAGGCCGTCACGTCGCGGGACCAGAACTACACCTTCGACAACATCGACGCGCTGGTGGGCGGCAAGCCGGAGGACCTCGCGAACGTGAAGAACCGGAGCGGCGAAACGCCGGCCCTCAACCCCAACTACGGAAAGCCCCTCTCCTACCAGACGCCCCGCAGCATCCGCTTCGGCGCGCGCGTCACGTTCTGA
- a CDS encoding carbonic anhydrase — protein sequence MSAPPFISHVPYEAHHPHVLAVYCSDGRFTDAVEDLARHLGHDRIDTLTLPGGPGLLNRWSADYLESDMVTRAAHFLIRGHHISEVLLLAHAGCGYYQARHGSLGPDFVAEQQLTDLRTAASELRKAFPTITVHLYFVRPHGTAIHFEPIPEV from the coding sequence ATGTCCGCCCCTCCCTTCATCTCCCACGTCCCCTACGAGGCCCATCATCCCCACGTGCTCGCCGTCTACTGCTCGGACGGACGCTTCACGGACGCGGTGGAGGACCTGGCGCGGCACCTGGGCCATGACCGCATCGACACGCTGACGCTCCCAGGGGGCCCCGGGCTGCTCAACCGGTGGTCCGCCGACTACCTGGAGAGCGACATGGTGACGCGCGCGGCGCACTTCCTCATCCGCGGCCACCACATCTCCGAGGTGCTCCTGCTGGCCCATGCCGGCTGCGGCTACTACCAGGCCCGCCACGGCTCGCTCGGTCCGGACTTCGTCGCCGAGCAGCAGCTCACGGACCTGCGCACCGCCGCCTCGGAGCTGCGCAAGGCCTTCCCCACCATCACCGTGCACCTCTACTTCGTGCGCCCTCACGGGACGGCCATCCACTTCGAGCCCATCCCGGAGGTTTGA
- a CDS encoding PAS domain-containing sensor histidine kinase, with translation METQLPLEQYRLLVEHAPTMVWRAGLDGLCNYFNATWLRFTGRTQEQEVGNGWVSGVHPDDMKRCMEIYLSHFERRQAFEMEYRLRRHDGVYRYIFDRGVPFTDDAGQFAGFIGSCVDVHERREADRAKATFLALATHELRTPLTSMQMYLEAVRRQLAQGEPVANGALTRLGAQLERVSALVQDLEDTGRLDADMPLVLRKEELDLAALVEPLVAHHREANTFRSRGRQRHSIELSLGPGPWRVLADRQRLEQVVNNLLTNALKYSPQGGTLRVTLARAGDVLELSISDPGIGIPAADIPLLGRRYFRASNVSAENFSGLGLGLSLVKDILEAHQGGLRIQSEQGRGTTVTVFLPEAPTGGRS, from the coding sequence ATGGAGACCCAGCTCCCGTTGGAGCAATACCGGCTGCTGGTCGAGCACGCCCCGACGATGGTGTGGCGCGCGGGGTTGGACGGCCTGTGCAACTACTTCAACGCCACCTGGCTGCGCTTCACCGGACGCACGCAGGAGCAGGAGGTGGGCAACGGCTGGGTCTCGGGCGTCCACCCGGACGACATGAAGCGCTGCATGGAGATCTACCTCTCCCACTTCGAGCGGCGCCAGGCCTTCGAGATGGAGTACCGGCTGCGGCGCCACGACGGCGTCTACCGCTACATCTTCGACCGGGGCGTGCCCTTCACGGATGACGCGGGCCAGTTCGCGGGCTTCATCGGCAGCTGCGTGGACGTGCACGAGCGCCGCGAGGCGGACCGGGCCAAGGCGACCTTCCTGGCCCTCGCCACCCATGAGCTGCGCACTCCCCTCACCTCGATGCAGATGTACCTGGAGGCGGTGCGCCGGCAGCTCGCCCAGGGGGAGCCGGTGGCGAACGGCGCACTGACGCGGCTGGGCGCCCAGCTCGAGCGCGTCTCCGCCCTGGTGCAGGACCTGGAGGACACCGGGCGCCTGGACGCGGACATGCCGCTCGTCCTGCGCAAGGAGGAGCTGGACCTGGCCGCGCTCGTCGAGCCCCTCGTGGCCCACCACCGCGAGGCCAATACGTTCCGGTCCCGCGGCCGGCAGCGCCACTCCATCGAGCTCTCCCTGGGCCCGGGCCCCTGGCGTGTCCTGGCGGATCGCCAGCGCCTGGAGCAGGTGGTGAACAACCTGCTCACCAACGCCCTCAAGTACTCGCCCCAGGGAGGCACCCTGCGCGTCACCCTCGCCCGCGCGGGAGACGTGCTCGAGCTGTCCATCTCGGACCCGGGCATCGGCATTCCCGCCGCCGACATTCCCCTGCTGGGCCGGCGCTACTTCCGCGCGAGCAACGTCTCCGCCGAGAACTTCTCCGGACTCGGGCTCGGGCTGTCGCTCGTCAAGGACATCCTGGAGGCGCACCAGGGCGGGCTTCGCATCCAGAGCGAGCAGGGACGGGGAACGACCGTCACCGTCTTCCTTCCGGAAGCGCCCACCGGAGGACGCTCATGA
- a CDS encoding response regulator: MKRVLVVDDDPDILDSLMMLLETRYAVTPAEDGDVALELLGQQTFDAVVLDLMMPVLDGTRVLQEMRQRGHTLPVILISAHRDLDRQEERHRELGAFASLRKPFNIQELEKQLEQALGPSSGPGGPRGPQGTGNSLRTGTSPAPVTPVTGGEKSRSARHWRPAVPSGKDMPPAS; the protein is encoded by the coding sequence ATGAAGCGCGTCCTCGTCGTCGATGATGACCCGGACATCCTCGACTCCCTCATGATGCTGCTGGAGACGCGCTACGCCGTCACCCCCGCGGAGGACGGTGATGTCGCGCTGGAGTTGCTGGGCCAGCAGACGTTCGATGCCGTGGTGCTCGACCTGATGATGCCCGTGCTCGACGGCACCCGCGTCCTCCAGGAGATGCGCCAGCGGGGCCACACGCTTCCCGTCATCCTCATCTCCGCGCACCGGGACCTCGACAGACAGGAGGAGCGGCACCGCGAGCTGGGCGCCTTCGCCTCCCTGCGCAAGCCCTTCAACATCCAGGAGTTGGAGAAGCAGCTCGAGCAGGCCCTGGGCCCCTCCAGCGGCCCGGGTGGCCCACGAGGCCCGCAGGGGACGGGCAATTCCCTGCGCACGGGCACGAGCCCCGCTCCTGTGACACCCGTGACGGGCGGCGAGAAGTCCCGGTCCGCCCGCCACTGGCGGCCCGCGGTGCCCTCCGGAAAAGACATGCCGCCGGCCTCGTGA
- a CDS encoding peroxidase — MFLKDVETHEGTGPYSELIRRARGSGVPPSGLWHLLAFKPEMTEALTQFTQAAMRGPSPLPAGMRELIAAFTSRRNQCVF; from the coding sequence ATGTTCCTCAAGGACGTCGAGACGCACGAAGGCACGGGCCCCTATTCGGAGCTCATCCGGCGCGCACGCGGCAGCGGAGTGCCTCCCTCGGGGCTGTGGCACCTGCTCGCCTTCAAGCCGGAGATGACGGAGGCGCTGACGCAGTTCACGCAGGCGGCGATGCGCGGCCCCTCACCGCTCCCCGCGGGCATGCGCGAGCTGATCGCCGCCTTCACCTCGCGGCGCAACCAGTGTGTGTTTTGA
- a CDS encoding carboxymuconolactone decarboxylase family protein, with protein MLGDEQKVQAILENLDTAPIPEAERVLFRFLEKVNREPEHIRPEDVEAVKAAGWTDEAVYDAITVCALFNFYNRWADATGVREHPVEVYERSAERLALGGYVASPPPGGGKKTP; from the coding sequence ATGCTGGGCGATGAGCAGAAGGTCCAGGCCATCCTGGAGAACCTCGACACGGCTCCCATTCCGGAGGCCGAGCGGGTGCTGTTCCGTTTCCTGGAGAAGGTGAACCGCGAGCCGGAGCACATCCGCCCGGAGGACGTGGAGGCGGTGAAGGCGGCGGGCTGGACGGATGAGGCCGTCTATGACGCCATCACCGTCTGCGCGCTCTTCAACTTCTACAACCGGTGGGCGGATGCCACGGGCGTTCGCGAGCACCCCGTCGAGGTCTACGAGCGCAGCGCCGAGCGGCTCGCCCTGGGAGGCTATGTCGCGTCCCCACCGCCCGGAGGAGGGAAGAAGACGCCTTAG
- a CDS encoding protein-glutamate methylesterase/protein-glutamine glutaminase, with translation MAAVLRVLVVDDSAVVRQGVLTLLENVPGMVVEVASDPLIAKQKMKSRRPDVILLDLEMPRMDGLTFLRELMREQEPVPVVVCSGLAGPGTETAVRALQEGALEIIPKPQLGVGEFLRESRTRLVQSLRDAARARSRLVRRGTPMKEEPERPERPPPSMLTVTTDRVVAVGASTGGTEALRQLLERMPPDCPGIVIVQHMPEQFTSAFAKRLHQLCRIEVKEAEQGDQVQQGRALIAPGNRHLRVRRSGGHYQVELMDGGRVSGHKPSVDVLFQSVARAAGENAIGVLLTGMGEDGADGLLAMKQAGADTLAQDEASCVVFGMPRAAIQRGAVDEVVSITAMTDAVLRRARRFRAH, from the coding sequence ATGGCCGCCGTGTTGCGAGTGCTCGTGGTGGATGACTCGGCGGTGGTGCGTCAGGGCGTGCTCACGCTCCTGGAGAACGTGCCGGGCATGGTGGTGGAGGTGGCGTCGGATCCCCTCATCGCGAAGCAGAAGATGAAGAGCCGCCGGCCGGACGTCATCCTGCTGGACCTGGAGATGCCGCGCATGGACGGGCTGACGTTCCTGCGCGAGCTGATGCGCGAGCAGGAGCCGGTGCCGGTGGTGGTGTGCTCGGGACTGGCGGGGCCGGGGACCGAGACGGCGGTGCGCGCGCTGCAGGAGGGCGCGCTGGAGATCATCCCCAAGCCCCAGCTCGGCGTCGGAGAGTTCCTGCGGGAGTCCCGGACGCGGCTGGTGCAGTCGCTGCGCGACGCGGCCCGGGCCCGCTCCCGGCTGGTGCGGCGGGGGACTCCCATGAAGGAGGAGCCGGAGCGCCCGGAGCGGCCGCCGCCCTCGATGCTCACGGTGACGACGGACAGGGTGGTGGCGGTGGGGGCCTCCACGGGAGGCACGGAAGCGCTGCGGCAGTTGCTGGAGCGGATGCCTCCGGACTGCCCGGGCATCGTCATCGTGCAGCACATGCCGGAGCAGTTCACCTCGGCCTTCGCGAAGCGGTTGCACCAGCTGTGCCGCATCGAGGTGAAGGAGGCGGAGCAGGGAGACCAGGTGCAGCAGGGCCGGGCGCTCATCGCGCCGGGCAACCGGCACCTGCGGGTGCGGCGCAGCGGTGGCCACTACCAGGTGGAGCTGATGGACGGAGGGCGGGTGTCCGGCCACAAGCCGAGCGTGGACGTGCTCTTCCAGTCCGTGGCGCGAGCGGCGGGGGAGAACGCCATCGGCGTGCTGCTGACGGGCATGGGCGAGGACGGCGCGGACGGGCTGCTGGCGATGAAGCAGGCCGGCGCGGACACGCTCGCCCAGGACGAGGCGAGCTGCGTGGTGTTCGGCATGCCGCGCGCGGCCATCCAGCGCGGCGCGGTGGACGAGGTCGTCTCCATCACGGCCATGACGGACGCGGTGCTGCGCCGCGCCCGCCGCTTCCGCGCGCACTAA
- a CDS encoding CheR family methyltransferase — MSETQREEGTPVLPREFAPPTEREFTGYQRLVYREAGIWLSEAKKALLVGRVSRRLRELGGLSFGDYLRRAEEDEGERVRLLDALCTHETHFFREPRHFELLEREVLPRWRAHGDTGMGEGRQVRVWSAGCSSGEEPFSLAMVLRHHLPAEEGWDIQILATDLSTRVLERARQALWPVDKAEEIPKSYLRAYMLRGVGSQEGKMKAGPELRSLVRFQRVNLNDGQGVVGRFDLIFCRNVLIYFDMASKTRAVERLLSHLSPQGLLFLGHSESLTGPGWGVRTVIPTVYAPRPLPRDATRRG; from the coding sequence GTGAGTGAGACGCAGCGGGAAGAGGGCACCCCCGTGCTGCCGCGCGAGTTCGCGCCGCCCACGGAGCGGGAGTTCACCGGCTACCAGCGGCTCGTCTACCGCGAGGCGGGCATCTGGCTGTCCGAGGCGAAGAAGGCGCTGCTGGTGGGGCGGGTGTCGCGGCGGCTGCGCGAGCTGGGCGGGCTGTCGTTCGGCGACTACCTGCGGCGGGCGGAGGAGGACGAGGGAGAGCGGGTGCGGCTGCTGGACGCGCTCTGCACGCACGAGACGCACTTCTTCCGCGAGCCCCGGCACTTCGAGCTGCTGGAGCGCGAGGTGCTGCCCCGGTGGCGGGCGCACGGGGACACCGGCATGGGCGAGGGGCGCCAGGTGCGGGTGTGGAGCGCGGGGTGCTCCTCGGGCGAGGAGCCCTTCTCCCTGGCCATGGTGCTGCGCCACCACCTGCCGGCCGAGGAGGGCTGGGACATCCAGATCCTGGCGACGGACCTGTCCACGCGCGTGCTGGAGCGGGCGCGCCAGGCGCTCTGGCCGGTGGACAAGGCGGAGGAGATTCCGAAGAGCTATCTCCGGGCGTACATGCTGCGCGGGGTGGGCAGCCAGGAAGGGAAGATGAAGGCGGGCCCGGAGCTGCGCTCGCTGGTGCGCTTCCAGCGGGTGAACCTGAATGACGGGCAGGGGGTGGTGGGACGCTTCGACCTCATCTTCTGCCGCAACGTGCTCATCTACTTCGACATGGCCTCGAAGACGCGAGCGGTGGAGCGGCTGCTGAGCCACCTGTCCCCCCAGGGGCTGCTGTTCCTCGGACACTCCGAGAGTCTCACGGGCCCCGGGTGGGGCGTGCGCACGGTCATCCCCACCGTCTATGCGCCAAGGCCCCTGCCCCGGGATGCCACCCGGCGAGGGTGA